The genomic stretch ATCGCGGCGCGAATTCCCGCAGTGTTGTTGGTGGTCGCAACACCTCCTTGACTCGATCCGGCTTGCCGTTCACCAGCAGCACGCGCTCGCGCGCTTCGGCCCACCGTTGCGCCGCGCTCTTCGACGCGGTCAGGGCTTTTCGTCGCTCGCGAATCAGGGCGCCGTCCGGCAGGACAATCCGGATATCCACTTCCCAGCCGCCGTCCACGTACGGTCGTATGGTCACGCTCATCGCTTGTTCTCCTTCAGCGAGAGCGCGCTTTTCTGGTCGAGCCAGTTTAGCAGCTCCTGCGAGCGCACGAGGACACGTCGGCGCACGCGTACGACGCCGGGCAACTGTCGTCGTTCGACCATCGCGTACACGGCGCGACGCGTCGTGCGCAGCAGGTCAGCCGTTTCGTCAATCGTCAGCAGCATCGGCAACGGGCGCTGACGCCGCCGCTCGACGTGACGCGTTTCACTGGCAGGCGTTGTGACGGATTCGGCGAATGAACGGGCGTCC from Vicinamibacterales bacterium encodes the following:
- a CDS encoding helix-turn-helix domain-containing protein is translated as DARSFAESVTTPASETRHVERRRQRPLPMLLTIDETADLLRTTRRAVYAMVERRQLPGVVRVRRRVLVRSQELLNWLDQKSALSLKENKR